A single window of Montipora capricornis isolate CH-2021 chromosome 14, ASM3666992v2, whole genome shotgun sequence DNA harbors:
- the LOC138033794 gene encoding biogenesis of lysosome-related organelles complex 1 subunit 2-like codes for MANTEEQVLGQQDEEGTDAMKDEGDKDPERDISQPSLHESVGTDKPNVAPGEVMSLRECCRDAFGKMTEYLRGELSGSLEDYVLLEKLNKLTVTKYVEMSDTAKTLVTAMEELDKKYKSLEPYLEQIDKVEESVASLEQAAYRLDAYSKRLEAKFKKLERR; via the exons ATGGCGAATACAGAAGAACAAGTTTTAGGCCAGCAGGATGAAGAAGGAACAGACGCTATGAAGGACGAGGGAGATAAAGATCCCGAACGTGATATCTCTCAGCCGTCGCTACACGAATCTGTCGGTACAGACAAGCCAAATGTTGCACCTGGAGAAGTGATGTCTTTGAGGGAGTGTTGTAGAGATGCGTTCGGAAAGATGACCGAGTATTTGAGAGGGGAACTTTCTG GCTCTTTGGAGGACTATGTGCTTCTTGAAAAGTTGAATAAACTGACCGTTACAAAATATGTCGAAATGTCAGACACAGCAAAGACACTCGTAACAGCCATGGAGGAGCTGGACAAGAAAT ataaaaGCCTAGAGCCATATTTGGAGCAGATTGACAAGGTAGAGGAAAGTGTAGCCAGCCTGGAACAAGCTGCATACAGACTAGATGCATATTCCAAGAGACTAG AAGCCAAATTCAAGAAGTTGGAAAgaagatga
- the LOC138033792 gene encoding nucleolar RNA helicase 2-like isoform X2, translated as MASSIRRGGVELIMGMKNLQQKRSARQLRTIYCVKKRLPSLVNYQLPRTFALLRPAEKEEDTDVKESGDFSKFRLSEETVQRLKGKKIDYLFPIQSETFDYIYDGHDLIAQARTGSGKTLSFALPLVEKLKLERLFHKRGRSPKVLVLAPTRELAKQVGEQFDFLKSELAVHCMYGGVSYGPQAKAIREGLDVVVGTPGRILDHVTNGTLDLTQLKHVVIDEVDRMLDMGFSQSVEDILAESYRGGTTEKPQTLIFSATLPPWVQRTAKKYMAEDKKIVDLIGDQELKASETIQHLAIKCPYQTRATTIRDIVQVYSGAHSRTLIFTETKNDANNLALNSVLKQDTQVLHGDIPQEQREITLKSFRDGKVRCLVATDVAARGLDIPEVDLVVQSEPPKDLDTYIHRSGRTGRAGRSGISIMFYKGNQQAQLRAVENRAGIKFKLISPPQPADVVKASAADAQRFLESVSPEVLELFRDAAQSLVDKIGAVDAVAASLAYISGTKEIQSRSLITGKEGFTTFLMTNYHEIQGPSYMWRALENNLPEIKEEVEVLRPCDDRKSVVVDVPTKHAKTFKEYWSDVKDSANITVEQISQLPELLERQPFGQVQRRPHFGERFSQGRDVYQRYGPGQFSSRNGYGGKDSFKKSFKVDSYGQRKNRDFNTNYNHKNIAQKFDAWLD; from the exons GCTACCCAGCCTTGTGAATTACCAGTTGCCTAGAACATTTGCCCTTTTGAGACCTGCTGAAAAG GAAGAAGACACAGATGTAAAAGAGTCTGGAGACTTTTCAAAGTTTCGATTGTCAGAAGAAACTGTTCAACGGCTTAAAG GCAAAAAAATTGACTATCTGTTTCCGATCCAAAGTGAAACATTTGACTATATTTATGATGGACATGATTTGATTGCTCAAGCAA GAACTGGATCAGGAAAAACA CTCTCATTTGCACTGCCATTGGTTGAAAAGCTTAAGCTGGAAAGACTCTTTCACAAAAGAGGGAGATCTCCAAAG GTTTTAGTGTTGGCTCCAACTAGAGAACTTGCTAAGCAG GTTGGGGAGCAATTTGATTTTCTCAAGTCAGAACTTGCTGTGCACTGTATGTATGGAGGAGTCTCTTATGGACCACAAG CCAAGGCCATAAGAGAAGGGCTAGATGTGGTTGTAGGAACACCTGGAAGAATTCTTGATCATGTAACCAATGGCACCCTTGATCTGACACAGTTAAA ACATGTTGTCATTGATGAGGTTGACAGGATGTTGGACATGGGCTTTTCTCAGTCCGTTGAAGATATCTTAGCAGAATCATATCGAGGCG GCACTACAGAGAAGCCACAGACACTCATCTTTAGTGCAACTTTGCCACCATGGGTTCAACGAACTGCCAAGAAATATATGGCTGAAGACAAGAAGATAGTGGATCTTATTGGAGACCAGGAATTAAAGGCATCAGAAACAATACAG CATCTAGCAATCAAATGTCCTTACCAAACAAGAGCAACCACCATACGGGATATTGTACAG GTTTACAGTGGTGCCCATAGTAGAACCCTCATATTTACAGAAACAAAGAATGATGCAAACAATTTAGCCTTAAACTCTGTATTAAAGCAG GACACACAAGTTCTTCATGGAGATATTCCTCAGGAACAAAGGGAAATAACGCTCAAA AGTTTCCGTGATGGGAAGGTCCGCTGTCTGGTTGCCACTGATGTTGCAGCAAGGGGTCTGGACATCCCCGAAGTTGATCTTGTGGTACAGAGTGAGCCTCCAAAG GATCTAGACACTTACATCCATAGATCTGGCAGAACAGGTCGGGCTGGTCGCAGTGGAATCAGCATTATGTTTTACAAAGGAAATCAACAAGCCCAGCTGCGTGCAGTGGAAAATAGAGCT GGAATCAAATTCAAATTAATTTCACCCCCACAACCAGCAGACGTTGTAAAGGCTTCTGCTGCCGATGCTCAGAG gttTCTTGAGTCAGTTTCACCTGAAGTGCTCGAATTGTTCCGTGATGCTGCTCAGTCTTTGGTGGATAAAATTGGTGCAGTTGATGCAGTGGCTGCTTCCTTAGCTTACATAtcaggaacaaaagaaatccaatcaCGGTCTCTCATAACTGGGAAAGAG GGATTTACCACTTTCTTGATGACAAACTATCATGAGATTCAGGGACCAAGCTATATGTGGCGTGCACTTGAAAATAACTTGCCTGAGATCAAGGAAGAGGTGGAGGTTTTGAGACCTTGTGACGACAGAAAG AGTGTGGTGGTAGATGTGCCAACTAAGCATGCAAAAACATTTAAG GAATATTGGTCAGATGTTAAAGACAGCGCAAACATCACTGTTGAACAAATAAGTCAACTGCCAGAGCTGTTAGAGAGGCAACCATTCGGCCAAGTGCAGAGACGACCACATTTTGGGGAGAGATTTAGTCAAGGACGAGATGTGTACCAGAGGTATGGGCCAGGCCAGTTTTCTTCAAGAAATGGATATGGCGGAAAGGACTCGTTTAAAAAAAGTTTCAAGGTGGATTCGTATGGCCAGAGAAAAAACAGAGACTTTAATACCAATTATAACCATAAGAATATTGCCCAGAAGTTTGATGCATGGCTTGACTGA